A genomic window from Pseudonocardia broussonetiae includes:
- a CDS encoding helix-turn-helix domain-containing protein, protein MNRGAERGAVRGTALGEFLAARRALVSPATVGLPDDGARRVPGLRREEVALLAGVSTDYYIRLEQGRERHPSRQVLGALAGALRLDEDAARHLYRIGLPAVPALATETTTTVAAPLQQLLDQMHTVPAFVVGPGQDVLAANALAEVLYRGFARFDNLLRMIFLDPHAREFYADWDSCASVAVRDLRATTAVPDQRTEQVIGALTVRSPAFAALWARYEVGPRIQEDKHFHHPDVGEIRLHFEKLTIDSAPGQHLSVYTAEPGTAAADGLALLTSLAADRATVDRREGQKKGATGRDD, encoded by the coding sequence ATGAACCGGGGTGCGGAGCGGGGCGCTGTCCGGGGCACCGCACTGGGTGAGTTCCTGGCCGCGCGCCGGGCCCTCGTGTCCCCGGCGACCGTCGGGCTCCCGGACGACGGCGCCCGGCGGGTGCCGGGACTGCGCCGTGAGGAGGTCGCCCTCCTCGCCGGCGTCAGCACCGACTACTACATCCGCCTCGAGCAGGGCCGCGAACGGCACCCCTCACGTCAGGTGCTCGGAGCCCTGGCCGGCGCGCTGCGCCTGGACGAGGACGCGGCCCGTCACCTCTACCGGATCGGCCTGCCCGCCGTGCCGGCCCTCGCCACGGAGACGACCACCACGGTCGCCGCACCGTTGCAGCAGTTGCTCGACCAGATGCACACGGTGCCCGCGTTCGTCGTCGGCCCGGGCCAGGACGTCCTCGCCGCCAACGCCCTCGCGGAGGTTCTCTACCGCGGGTTCGCCCGCTTCGACAACCTCCTGCGCATGATCTTCCTCGACCCCCACGCCCGCGAGTTCTACGCCGACTGGGACAGCTGCGCGAGCGTCGCGGTGCGCGACCTGCGCGCCACCACCGCGGTACCCGACCAGCGCACCGAACAGGTCATCGGCGCTCTCACCGTGCGCAGCCCCGCCTTCGCCGCCCTCTGGGCCCGCTACGAGGTCGGTCCACGCATCCAGGAGGACAAGCACTTCCACCACCCCGACGTCGGCGAGATCCGGCTGCACTTCGAGAAGCTCACCATCGACAGCGCGCCCGGCCAGCACCTCTCGGTCTACACCGCCGAACCCGGCACCGCCGCCGCCGACGGTCTCGCCCTGCTCACCAGCCTGGCCGCCGACCGGGCCACGGTGGACCGGCGAGAGGGTCAGAAGAAGGGTGCAACCGGTCGGGATGACTAG
- a CDS encoding MFS transporter, with the protein MNGDESGSSRRTWLGVATLLVGTLLPPLDFFIVNLAIPSIQDELGGGDLLGQQVVAAYAATYAVTLILGGRVGDLHGRQRVFLVGLIGFALASLLCGIAPAPAVLVVGRILQGITAALMAPQSLALIRASLTGRQQSIALGFHGAVFGLAAVLGQSLGGLLVAADVFGLGWRTIFLINLPFAAIAVVGSLVLRAPRPERTELLDVTGAVLLFVGLAGIVVPLVEAESLGWPWWCWVVLVAGAVTLVGFWRRQHRLALDTVDAPALRVRPLVAPASITAPGVRGGLVALLLFYSIAAFFLTFSTYQQAAGRSPFQAGLDILPLGVGFLIGPLTVHRLTGLLPRGVAPLGLGLEAAGFVTFAALTVALGQTAWTAVPLAVIGFGQGLAFPSLIRLTVARVPGRFAGLASGLVSATLQISAALSVAIIGTIHFAVAGVGGQTVAITTTALIIAALLLSAAVLARSVAAVPAVDSSVRAGTPATVVPER; encoded by the coding sequence GTGAACGGCGACGAGTCCGGCTCGTCGCGGCGCACGTGGCTCGGGGTCGCCACCCTGCTGGTGGGCACGCTCCTGCCCCCGCTGGACTTCTTCATCGTCAACCTCGCCATCCCGTCCATCCAGGACGAGCTCGGCGGTGGGGACCTGCTGGGCCAGCAGGTCGTGGCCGCCTACGCGGCCACCTACGCCGTCACCCTGATCCTGGGCGGCCGGGTCGGCGACCTCCACGGTCGCCAGCGCGTGTTCCTCGTCGGCCTGATCGGGTTCGCGCTGGCCTCTCTCCTGTGCGGCATCGCGCCCGCACCCGCCGTGCTCGTCGTGGGGCGCATCCTGCAGGGCATCACGGCGGCGTTGATGGCGCCGCAGTCGCTGGCGCTGATCCGGGCCAGTCTCACCGGACGGCAGCAGAGCATCGCCCTCGGCTTCCACGGCGCCGTGTTCGGCCTCGCCGCCGTGCTCGGCCAGTCCCTGGGTGGGCTGCTGGTCGCCGCCGACGTGTTCGGCCTCGGCTGGCGCACCATCTTCCTGATCAACCTGCCCTTCGCGGCGATCGCGGTCGTGGGGAGCCTGGTGCTCCGCGCGCCGCGGCCGGAACGCACCGAGCTGCTCGACGTCACCGGCGCGGTCCTGCTGTTCGTCGGCCTCGCCGGGATCGTGGTTCCGCTGGTGGAGGCGGAGTCCCTGGGCTGGCCGTGGTGGTGCTGGGTCGTCCTCGTCGCCGGTGCGGTGACGCTGGTCGGGTTCTGGCGCCGCCAGCACCGCCTCGCGCTCGACACCGTCGACGCCCCCGCCCTGCGGGTGAGGCCGCTGGTTGCCCCGGCCTCGATCACCGCTCCGGGGGTTCGCGGCGGGCTCGTGGCGCTGCTGCTGTTCTACTCGATCGCGGCGTTCTTCCTCACCTTCTCGACCTACCAGCAGGCGGCGGGCCGGAGTCCCTTCCAGGCCGGTCTGGACATCCTCCCGCTGGGCGTCGGCTTCCTCATCGGCCCACTGACCGTCCACCGCCTGACCGGCCTGCTCCCCCGAGGCGTCGCTCCGCTCGGCCTGGGCCTGGAAGCCGCGGGGTTCGTGACCTTCGCCGCCCTGACCGTCGCCCTCGGCCAGACGGCGTGGACCGCGGTGCCGCTGGCGGTCATCGGCTTCGGGCAGGGGCTGGCCTTCCCGTCGCTGATCCGTCTCACGGTCGCCCGCGTTCCCGGCCGCTTCGCCGGTCTCGCCAGCGGCCTGGTCAGCGCCACCCTCCAGATCAGCGCGGCCCTCTCGGTGGCGATCATCGGGACGATCCACTTCGCCGTCGCAGGCGTGGGCGGCCAGACCGTCGCGATCACTACCACGGCTCTGATCATCGCGGCGCTGCTGCTCTCCGCGGCGGTGCTGGCGCGTTCGGTCGCGGCCGTCCCCGCCGTGGACAGCAGCGTGCGCGCCGGCACGCCGGCCACCGTGGTGCCCGAGCGATGA
- a CDS encoding flavin monoamine oxidase family protein has translation MSDSSPVIVVGAGFAGVTAARELTRRGRQVVLLEARDRIGGRTYYAEKLGRRLELGGTWVHWFQPHVWAEISRYGAELSRSPVPEKGYWITGGRRHEGSAEELLGLLDPGATALGEDSLRLIPRPYAPHEVEPGTAAEAELIAADKLTVADKIAQLDLTDDQRELLDAFWTLNFSGPTHTGGYLQALRWHALCGGDWNLMFEACATYRLKNGTASLLQAILDDSDAHLRLDAEVTGIDHDDAGVRVRLADGSVVDGAAVVVTLPLNALDSIAVTPTLHDVKQAAAQEGQTSQGVKVWARVRGPVTPFAALAPADHPLQLAQLEYTVDGDSLIVCLGGDSTALDFTDRGAVQDVLRAWIPDLEVVDVAGHDWVADPYARETWPMQRAGQLTGALAELRRPEGRFFLAGSDYARGWAGFIDGAIESGLDVARAVDEHLTSRPTTTT, from the coding sequence ATGAGCGACTCCTCCCCCGTCATCGTGGTCGGCGCCGGCTTCGCCGGCGTCACCGCGGCCCGCGAGCTCACCCGCCGCGGCCGGCAGGTCGTGCTCCTCGAAGCACGCGACCGCATCGGCGGCCGCACCTACTACGCCGAGAAGCTCGGCCGCCGGCTCGAACTCGGCGGCACCTGGGTCCACTGGTTCCAGCCCCACGTCTGGGCCGAGATCAGCCGCTACGGAGCCGAGCTCAGCCGGAGCCCCGTCCCGGAGAAGGGTTACTGGATCACCGGCGGCCGCCGCCACGAGGGCAGCGCCGAGGAGCTGCTCGGCCTGCTCGATCCCGGCGCGACCGCCCTCGGCGAGGACAGCCTGCGGCTGATCCCCCGCCCCTACGCGCCCCACGAGGTCGAACCCGGCACCGCCGCGGAGGCCGAGCTGATCGCCGCCGACAAGCTCACCGTAGCGGACAAGATCGCCCAGCTCGACCTCACCGACGACCAGCGCGAGCTGCTCGACGCCTTCTGGACCCTCAACTTCAGCGGGCCCACCCACACCGGCGGGTACCTGCAGGCGCTGCGCTGGCACGCCCTGTGCGGTGGCGACTGGAACCTGATGTTCGAAGCGTGCGCCACGTACCGGCTCAAGAACGGCACCGCGTCCCTGCTGCAGGCCATCCTCGACGACAGCGACGCCCACCTCCGGCTCGACGCCGAGGTCACCGGGATCGACCACGACGACGCCGGGGTCCGCGTCCGCCTCGCCGACGGCAGCGTCGTCGACGGTGCGGCGGTCGTCGTCACCCTCCCGCTCAACGCGCTCGACTCGATCGCCGTCACCCCCACCCTCCACGACGTCAAGCAGGCCGCCGCCCAGGAGGGCCAGACCTCGCAGGGGGTGAAGGTCTGGGCACGCGTCCGCGGACCCGTCACGCCGTTCGCCGCGCTCGCCCCCGCCGACCACCCGCTGCAGCTCGCCCAGCTCGAGTACACCGTCGACGGCGACAGCCTCATCGTCTGCCTCGGCGGGGACTCCACCGCCCTCGACTTCACCGATCGCGGCGCCGTCCAGGACGTCCTCCGTGCCTGGATCCCGGACCTGGAGGTCGTCGACGTCGCCGGCCACGACTGGGTCGCCGACCCCTACGCCCGCGAGACCTGGCCCATGCAGCGCGCCGGCCAGCTCACGGGCGCGCTCGCCGAACTGCGCCGCCCCGAGGGCCGCTTCTTCCTCGCCGGCTCCGACTACGCCCGCGGCTGGGCCGGCTTCATCGACGGCGCCATCGAGAGCGGACTCGACGTCGCCCGCGCCGTCGACGAGCACCTCACCTCCCGACCGACCACCACCACCTGA
- a CDS encoding APC family permease, which produces MATSDVAGARTASGARSSRLRPNSVGVLGILFFVLSAQAPLTGIAGATPLTVALGNGAGAPGAYLLVGLMIIIFAVGFIAMSRYVTDAGAFYAYVGRGLGRPTGTGSALTALWSYATVQACMYGLYGAVVSSLVGTYGGVSVPWWVCAVVTMIVIQVVGALGIDTGARVLGVLVALEMSILIAFALGVLFQGGGPEGLAPAASFAPSAVFAGAPGVAIMFAVASMFGFESTAIYSEEAKDPERTVPRATYLSVTLIAVFFAFVTWMLVSFYGPADAAAAAGAALDSGDSTSFLTGAIGTVLGGWTGDVVGFLLASSLLAGILAFHNAINRYLYSLGRHGSLPQALTRVNGRGAPAVAGTVQTAIALVLVVPFAVLGLDPVLTLFSWLSGVAVLALMLLYFLTSVSVVVFFRRRGATDAGLWRTFLAPTVSALLTLGTGVLIVANFTTLIGGEAGTALWLMATVPLVFVVGVVLDAATRRNAG; this is translated from the coding sequence ATGGCCACTTCCGACGTCGCCGGCGCCCGCACCGCGTCCGGCGCCCGCTCGTCCCGCCTCCGTCCGAACTCCGTGGGCGTTCTCGGGATCCTCTTCTTCGTCCTGTCCGCGCAGGCCCCGCTGACCGGCATCGCCGGCGCAACCCCGCTGACCGTCGCCCTGGGCAACGGGGCGGGCGCACCGGGCGCCTATCTGCTGGTCGGCCTGATGATCATCATCTTCGCGGTCGGCTTCATCGCGATGAGCCGCTACGTCACCGACGCCGGCGCCTTCTACGCCTACGTCGGCCGCGGCCTGGGCCGCCCGACCGGCACCGGGTCCGCGTTGACCGCGCTGTGGTCCTACGCGACCGTGCAGGCCTGCATGTACGGCCTCTACGGCGCCGTGGTCAGCAGCCTGGTCGGCACCTACGGGGGCGTCTCGGTGCCGTGGTGGGTCTGCGCGGTCGTGACGATGATCGTGATCCAGGTCGTCGGCGCGCTGGGCATCGACACCGGCGCCCGCGTGCTGGGCGTGCTGGTCGCCCTGGAGATGTCGATCCTGATCGCGTTCGCGCTCGGGGTCCTCTTCCAGGGCGGCGGGCCGGAGGGCCTCGCCCCCGCCGCCAGCTTCGCGCCCAGCGCCGTCTTCGCCGGCGCGCCCGGTGTGGCGATCATGTTCGCGGTCGCGTCGATGTTCGGGTTCGAGTCCACCGCGATCTACTCCGAGGAGGCCAAGGATCCGGAGCGGACCGTCCCCAGGGCCACCTACCTGTCGGTCACGCTGATCGCGGTCTTCTTCGCCTTCGTGACCTGGATGCTGGTGTCCTTCTACGGCCCCGCCGACGCCGCGGCCGCAGCGGGCGCCGCACTCGACTCCGGCGACTCGACCTCGTTCCTGACCGGGGCCATCGGCACCGTCCTGGGCGGCTGGACCGGCGACGTCGTCGGCTTCCTGCTGGCGTCGTCGCTGCTCGCCGGCATCCTCGCCTTCCACAACGCGATCAACCGCTACCTGTACTCGCTGGGCCGCCACGGTTCACTGCCCCAGGCGCTGACCCGGGTCAACGGTCGCGGCGCCCCCGCCGTCGCCGGCACCGTGCAGACCGCGATCGCGCTGGTCCTCGTCGTGCCCTTCGCGGTCCTCGGCCTCGATCCCGTCCTGACCCTGTTCTCCTGGCTCAGCGGCGTCGCCGTGCTCGCCCTGATGCTGCTGTACTTCCTGACCTCGGTGTCGGTCGTGGTGTTCTTCCGCCGACGGGGCGCCACCGACGCCGGGCTGTGGCGCACGTTCCTCGCCCCCACGGTCTCCGCGCTGCTCACCCTGGGAACCGGGGTGCTCATCGTCGCCAACTTCACCACCCTCATCGGCGGTGAGGCCGGCACGGCGCTGTGGCTGATGGCGACCGTCCCGCTCGTCTTCGTGGTCGGCGTCGTGCTCGACGCCGCCACCCGCCGCAACGCCGGCTGA
- a CDS encoding TetR/AcrR family transcriptional regulator: protein MTSSASGHPSGVAYGEGKLALLDAAIAVVADGGLRKLTWRAVAQRAGVTHGLVAHHFGSRDALITAALELAVQRSIDASRLVPGSDRLEDFAANLVDMAVTDADAQAFQYELILEARRNPELRPHVRSLLETYRRNARTALVELGLPDDQPLADLVYAALDGLVFGVYSEDDPARAHAALGRLRELLGLLARQGWTPDSR, encoded by the coding sequence ATGACGTCCAGTGCCTCCGGGCATCCGAGCGGTGTGGCCTACGGGGAGGGCAAGCTCGCCCTGCTGGACGCCGCCATCGCCGTCGTCGCCGACGGTGGGCTGCGGAAGCTGACCTGGCGGGCAGTGGCCCAGCGCGCAGGGGTGACGCACGGCCTGGTCGCCCACCACTTCGGCTCCCGGGACGCGTTGATCACCGCCGCGCTCGAGCTCGCCGTGCAACGCAGCATCGACGCCAGCCGGCTGGTTCCGGGGAGCGACCGGCTCGAGGACTTCGCGGCCAACCTCGTGGACATGGCCGTGACGGACGCCGACGCCCAGGCCTTCCAGTACGAGCTGATCCTCGAAGCGCGACGCAACCCGGAGCTCCGCCCGCACGTGCGCTCACTGCTGGAGACCTACCGGCGCAACGCCCGCACGGCGCTGGTCGAGCTCGGCCTGCCGGACGACCAACCGCTCGCCGACCTCGTCTACGCAGCCCTGGACGGCCTGGTGTTCGGGGTCTACTCCGAGGACGATCCGGCGCGGGCCCACGCCGCACTCGGTCGCCTGCGAGAGCTTCTCGGGCTGCTCGCGCGGCAGGGATGGACACCTGACTCTCGTTGA
- a CDS encoding MerR family transcriptional regulator: MLTIGEFSRLTHLSVRTLRRYHDAALLEPAVVDEATSYRYYGVDQIPTAQVIHRLRELDVPLSDVQRILRTPDPGVRAALVAEHLQRLEDVLDRTRATVVSLRRLLRPDPTPIDVELRAEPARTVAAVEAVVGHRDVSIWYAGAMAELEAAVGAAVTGPPGGSYDNALFEHERGHALVYLPTASPPRSGRVHPVRLPAAELAVTTHVGEHDGVEVTYGELGTWVVENAMSVAGPVREVYLVGPRDTSDPAAWRTEIGWPVFRLT; this comes from the coding sequence GTGCTGACCATCGGGGAGTTCTCCCGCCTGACCCACCTGAGCGTGCGGACCCTGCGCCGGTACCACGACGCGGCCCTGCTGGAACCCGCCGTGGTGGACGAGGCCACCAGCTACCGCTACTACGGCGTCGACCAGATCCCGACCGCGCAGGTCATCCACCGGCTCCGCGAGCTCGACGTCCCTCTCAGCGACGTGCAGCGGATCCTGCGGACCCCCGACCCCGGCGTCCGGGCGGCTCTGGTCGCGGAACACCTGCAACGCCTCGAGGACGTTCTCGACCGCACGCGGGCCACGGTCGTGTCGCTGCGCCGCCTGCTCCGGCCCGACCCCACGCCGATCGACGTCGAGCTGCGCGCGGAGCCCGCCCGGACGGTCGCGGCGGTGGAGGCCGTGGTCGGGCATCGCGACGTCTCGATCTGGTACGCCGGCGCGATGGCCGAACTGGAGGCGGCCGTCGGCGCCGCCGTGACCGGACCGCCGGGCGGCAGCTACGACAACGCTCTCTTCGAGCACGAGCGGGGTCACGCGCTCGTCTACCTGCCGACCGCTTCACCACCTCGCTCCGGACGCGTGCACCCCGTGCGCCTGCCGGCCGCGGAACTGGCCGTCACCACCCACGTCGGCGAGCACGACGGCGTCGAGGTCACCTACGGCGAACTCGGGACCTGGGTGGTGGAGAACGCGATGTCGGTGGCCGGGCCGGTGCGGGAGGTCTACCTCGTCGGCCCTCGTGACACGAGCGATCCCGCTGCGTGGCGCACCGAGATCGGCTGGCCGGTCTTCCGTCTGACCTGA
- a CDS encoding nuclear transport factor 2 family protein: MTQHTDLPSDLLPTTVRAFMAAQIVRDGGTASSFLTEDAVVVDQGETFRGREAHAFLRDAGSEFEFTTEQIGARRVDDAHWVVTVRLEGTFPGGVAELDYRFTLRDDLVAELVIANHAA, translated from the coding sequence ATGACACAGCACACCGACCTCCCGTCCGATCTGCTCCCGACCACCGTGCGTGCGTTCATGGCCGCCCAGATCGTCCGCGACGGCGGCACCGCCTCGTCGTTCCTGACCGAGGACGCGGTGGTCGTCGACCAGGGCGAGACCTTCCGCGGCCGAGAGGCCCACGCGTTCCTGCGGGACGCCGGGTCCGAGTTCGAGTTCACGACCGAGCAGATCGGCGCTCGCCGCGTCGACGACGCCCACTGGGTGGTGACCGTGCGGCTCGAGGGCACCTTCCCGGGTGGCGTCGCCGAGCTCGACTACCGGTTCACGCTGCGGGACGACCTCGTCGCCGAGCTCGTCATCGCCAACCACGCGGCCTGA
- a CDS encoding SDR family oxidoreductase, which translates to MSGSDRDRLDGRRALVTGGSKGSGRAVVERLREMGADVFVTARTMPDGYEHPDRFIEADTSTVDGADAVAARIAETGALDILVHVVGGASTPPGGFAAITDDQWLVELNLNLLGAVRLDRALLPAMIESGSGVVLHFTSIQRELPLYDASLAYAAAKAALRTYSKGLANELAPRGIRVNAVSPGGIETEAYERFVDRIAEGNGLTREAAEQTIFDSLGGVPLGRFANTEEIADLVGFLVSDRASAIVGAEYVIDGGTVPTV; encoded by the coding sequence GTGTCCGGTTCGGATCGCGATCGCCTCGACGGTCGCCGGGCGCTGGTCACGGGCGGCTCGAAGGGCTCGGGCAGGGCCGTGGTCGAACGACTGCGGGAGATGGGTGCCGACGTGTTCGTGACGGCGCGGACGATGCCCGACGGGTACGAGCACCCTGACCGGTTCATCGAAGCGGACACCTCGACGGTGGACGGCGCCGACGCCGTGGCCGCTCGGATCGCTGAGACCGGAGCACTCGACATCCTGGTGCACGTCGTCGGAGGGGCGTCGACGCCGCCCGGTGGATTCGCCGCCATCACCGACGACCAGTGGCTCGTCGAGCTGAACCTCAACCTCCTCGGAGCGGTGCGGCTGGATCGAGCGCTCCTCCCGGCGATGATCGAGTCGGGGTCGGGGGTGGTGCTGCACTTCACCTCGATCCAGCGAGAGCTGCCCCTGTACGACGCGTCCCTGGCCTACGCCGCGGCGAAGGCCGCGCTGCGCACCTACAGCAAGGGACTCGCCAACGAGCTCGCGCCGCGCGGCATCCGGGTCAACGCGGTCAGCCCCGGCGGGATCGAGACCGAGGCCTACGAGAGGTTCGTGGACCGGATCGCCGAGGGAAACGGACTCACACGTGAGGCAGCCGAGCAGACCATCTTCGACTCCCTCGGAGGAGTGCCCCTGGGGCGGTTCGCGAACACCGAGGAGATCGCGGACCTGGTGGGCTTCCTGGTCTCGGACCGCGCCTCGGCGATCGTGGGGGCCGAGTACGTGATCGACGGTGGCACCGTTCCGACCGTCTGA